The Hemibagrus wyckioides isolate EC202008001 linkage group LG15, SWU_Hwy_1.0, whole genome shotgun sequence genome window below encodes:
- the mrgbp gene encoding MRG/MORF4L-binding protein isoform X1, with product MGEAEVVSADEKQVDSESCAADESVVWSQEVEVCLFHAMLGHKPVGVNRHFHMICIRDKFSQNIGRQVSSKVIWDHLGTMYDMQALHESEILPFPNSEKSFVLPEDIIQEVREGKVGSEDDVKEEFKEERDLSATHEEGSNSSVKMTERSSSGREKEKEREREREKGNSVESGGGSKEAASEKRKRNRATEKTLSTGNPSSPGGAKRRRT from the exons ATGGGGGAGGCTGAAGTTGTCTCAGCAGACGAGAAACAAGTGGATTCAGAATCCTGTGCTGCTGATGAGTCAGTGGTATGGAGTCAAGAGGTGGAAGTGTGTCTCTTTCACGCGATGTTGGGTCACAAGCCAGTCG ggGTCAATCGTCATTTCCACATGATTTGCATACGTGATAAATTTAGCCAAAACATTGGAAGGCAGGTCTCATCAAAGGTCATCTGGGATCACTTGGGAACAATGTATGACATGCAGGCACTG CATGAGTCGGAAATCCTCCCATTTCCCAACTCTGAAAAGAGCTTTGTCCTGCCTGAGGACATAATACAGGAGGTCAGAGAGG GGAAAGTAGGTTCAGAGGATGATGTAAAGGAAGAGTTTAAAGAAGAGAGGGATCTCTCAGCCACCCATGAAGAAG GCAGCAACTCTTCAGTAAAGATGACCGAGCGCTCAAGCAGTGGccgagagaaggagaaggagcgggagagggagagggagaagggGAATTCAGTTGAGTCAGGTGGTGGCTCCAAAGAGGCCGCCAGCGAGAAGCGGAAGCGAAATCGGGCCACAGAAAAAACACTGAGCACCGGAAACCCATCCAGCCCTGGCGGAGCCAAACGCCGCAGAACATAG
- the mrgbp gene encoding MRG/MORF4L-binding protein isoform X2: MGEAEVVSADEKQVDSESCAADESVVWSQEVEVCLFHAMLGHKPVGVNRHFHMICIRDKFSQNIGRQVSSKVIWDHLGTMYDMQALHESEILPFPNSEKSFVLPEDIIQEVREGSNSSVKMTERSSSGREKEKEREREREKGNSVESGGGSKEAASEKRKRNRATEKTLSTGNPSSPGGAKRRRT, translated from the exons ATGGGGGAGGCTGAAGTTGTCTCAGCAGACGAGAAACAAGTGGATTCAGAATCCTGTGCTGCTGATGAGTCAGTGGTATGGAGTCAAGAGGTGGAAGTGTGTCTCTTTCACGCGATGTTGGGTCACAAGCCAGTCG ggGTCAATCGTCATTTCCACATGATTTGCATACGTGATAAATTTAGCCAAAACATTGGAAGGCAGGTCTCATCAAAGGTCATCTGGGATCACTTGGGAACAATGTATGACATGCAGGCACTG CATGAGTCGGAAATCCTCCCATTTCCCAACTCTGAAAAGAGCTTTGTCCTGCCTGAGGACATAATACAGGAGGTCAGAGAGG GCAGCAACTCTTCAGTAAAGATGACCGAGCGCTCAAGCAGTGGccgagagaaggagaaggagcgggagagggagagggagaagggGAATTCAGTTGAGTCAGGTGGTGGCTCCAAAGAGGCCGCCAGCGAGAAGCGGAAGCGAAATCGGGCCACAGAAAAAACACTGAGCACCGGAAACCCATCCAGCCCTGGCGGAGCCAAACGCCGCAGAACATAG
- the eef1a2 gene encoding elongation factor 1-alpha 2: MGKEKIHINIVVIGHVDSGKSTTTGHLIYKCGGIDKRTIEKFEKEAAEMGKGSFKYAWVLDKLKAERERGITIDISLWKFETSKYYITIIDAPGHRDFIKNMITGTSQADCAVLIVAAGVGEFEAGISKNGQTREHALLAYTLGVKQLIVAVNKMDSTEPSYSEKRYDEIVKEVSAYIKKIGYSPASVPFVPISGWHGDNMLEPSTNMTWFKGWKLERKEQHASGITLLEALDTIMPPSRPTDKPLRLPLQDVYKIGGIGTVPVGRVETGILRPGMVVTFAPVNITTEVKSVEMHHESLSEAVPGDNVGFNVKNVSVKDIRRGNVCGDSRSDPPQEASGFTAQVIILNHPGQISAGYSPVLDCHTAHIACKFAELREKIDRRSGKKLEDNPKSLKSGDAAIVDMIPGKPMCVESFSQYPPLGRFAVRDMRQTVAVGVIKNVEKKIGGSGKITKSAQKAQKAGK; encoded by the exons ATGGGGAAGGAGAAGATCCATATTAATATAGTTGTGATTGGTCATGTCGATTCTGGGAAGTCCACCACCACTGGCCACCTCATTTATAAGTGTGGGGGCATTGACAAGAGAACCATCGAGAAATTTGAGAAGGAGGCTGCAGAG ATGGGGAAAGGTTCATTTAAATATGCTTGGGTTCTGGACAAGCTGAaggcagagcgagagagaggcaTCACAATAGACATCTCCCTGTGGAAGTTTGAAACCTCTAAATACTACATCACCATCATCGATGCTCCAGGACACAGAGATTTCATCAAGAACATGATTACAGGGACTTCCCAG GCAGATTGTGCTGTTCTAATTGTGGCAGCTGGGGTAGGTGAGTTCGAGGCAGGTATCTCTAAGAACGGACAGACCCGTGAACATGCCCTGCTTGCATACACCTTGGGTGTCAAGCAGCTGATTGTTGCCGTCAACAAAATGGATTCCACGGAACCTTCTTACAGCGAGAAGCGCTATGATGAGATTGTTAAAGAGGTCAGTGCTTACATCAAGAAGATTGGGTACAGCCCTGCCTCTGTACCCTTTGTCCCTATTTCTGGATGGCATGGGGACAACATGCTGGAACCTTCCACTAAT ATGACATGGTTTAAAGGCTGGAAACTTGAGAGGAAGGAACAGCATGCCAGTGGAATCACTCTGCTTGAGGCCTTGGACACGATTATGCCTCCCTCACGTCCCACTGACAAGCCTTTACGTCTTCCACTGCAGGATGTTTACAAAATTGGAG GCATCGGGACAGTACCAGTGGGCAGAGTGGAGACTGGCATCCTGCGTCCAGGCATGGTTGTGACCTTTGCTCCTGTCAATATCACCACAGAAGTGAAGTCTGTGGAAATGCACCATGAGTCGCTGAGTGAAGCGGTACCTGGTGATAATGTAGGATTCAATGTGAAGAATGTGTCGGTGAAGGACATTCGCAGGGGGAATGTGTGTGGGGATAGCCGGTCAGATCCACCTCAGGAAGCTTCAGGCTTTACAGCACAG gttATCATTCTAAATCATCCAGGGCAGATCAGTGCAGGATACTCCCCCGTCCTCGACTGTCACACGGCTCACATCGCCTGCAAGTTTGCTGAGTTGAGGGAGAAGATTGACCGTCGCTCAGGGAAGAAGCTGGAGGACAACCCCAAGTCGCTGAAGTCTGGAGATGCTGCCATTGTGGACATGATTCCAGGGAAACCCATGTGTGTGGAGAGTTTTTCTCAGTACCCTCCtttgg GACGCTTTGCAGTGCGAGATATGAGACAAACCGTCGCGGTTGGGGTCATCAAGAATGTAGAAAAGAAAATTGGTGGGAGCGGCAAAATCACCAAATCAGCCCAAAAAGCTCAGAAAGCAGGCAAATGA